The following proteins come from a genomic window of Ammospiza nelsoni isolate bAmmNel1 chromosome 6, bAmmNel1.pri, whole genome shotgun sequence:
- the RAB15 gene encoding ras-related protein Rab-15 isoform X1 produces the protein MAKQYDVLFRLLLLGDSGVGKTCLLCRFTDNQFHPAHISTIGVDFKMKTIEVDGIKVRIQIWDTAGQERYQTITKQYYRRAQGIFLVYDISSERSYQHIVKWASDVDEYAPEGVQKILIGNKADEEHKRQVPKEQGLQLAREYGMDFYETSACSNLNIKESFTRLTELVLQAHRKELDELRGLPRAPTLARLEEDEQQPLGSEDTPKTCWC, from the exons ATGGCCAAGCAGTACGACGTGCTGTTCCGGTTGCTGCTGCTCGGGGACTCGGGCGTGGGCAAAACCTGCCTGCTCTGCCGGTTCACCGACAACCAGTTCCACCCCGCCCACATCTCCACCATCG GTGTCGACTTCAAGATGAAGACCATCGAGGTGGATGGGATCAAGGTGCGGATACAGATCTG ggacacagccgGCCAGGAGCGGTACCAGACCATCACCAAGCAGTACTACCGGCGGGCTCAG GGCATTTTCCTGGTGTACGACATCAGCAGCGAGCGCTCCTACCAGCACATCGTGAAGTGGGCCAGCGACGTGGATGAG TATGCACCCGAGGGCGTCCAGAAAATCCTTATCGGGAACAAGGCGGACGAGGAGCACAAGAGGCAAGTGCCCAAAGAGCAAGGGCTGCAG ctggccaGGGAATACGGGATGGATTTCTACGAGACCAGTGCCTGCAGCAACCTcaacatcaaggag TCCTTCACACGGCTGAcggagctggtgctgcaggcgCACCGCAAGGAGCTGGACGAGCTGCGGGGGCTGCCCCGCGCCCCCACCCTGGCCCGGCTGGAGGAGGAcgagcagcagcccctggggagcGAGGACACCCCCAAAACCTGCTGGTGTTGA
- the RAB15 gene encoding ras-related protein Rab-15 isoform X2 — translation MKTIEVDGIKVRIQIWDTAGQERYQTITKQYYRRAQGIFLVYDISSERSYQHIVKWASDVDEYAPEGVQKILIGNKADEEHKRQVPKEQGLQLAREYGMDFYETSACSNLNIKESFTRLTELVLQAHRKELDELRGLPRAPTLARLEEDEQQPLGSEDTPKTCWC, via the exons ATGAAGACCATCGAGGTGGATGGGATCAAGGTGCGGATACAGATCTG ggacacagccgGCCAGGAGCGGTACCAGACCATCACCAAGCAGTACTACCGGCGGGCTCAG GGCATTTTCCTGGTGTACGACATCAGCAGCGAGCGCTCCTACCAGCACATCGTGAAGTGGGCCAGCGACGTGGATGAG TATGCACCCGAGGGCGTCCAGAAAATCCTTATCGGGAACAAGGCGGACGAGGAGCACAAGAGGCAAGTGCCCAAAGAGCAAGGGCTGCAG ctggccaGGGAATACGGGATGGATTTCTACGAGACCAGTGCCTGCAGCAACCTcaacatcaaggag TCCTTCACACGGCTGAcggagctggtgctgcaggcgCACCGCAAGGAGCTGGACGAGCTGCGGGGGCTGCCCCGCGCCCCCACCCTGGCCCGGCTGGAGGAGGAcgagcagcagcccctggggagcGAGGACACCCCCAAAACCTGCTGGTGTTGA
- the CHURC1 gene encoding protein Churchill — MCGGCVGTEYPERGTTCLEGGSFLLNFVGCAQCGRRDFVLVSNRAEGLQDGEEIVTYDHLCKNCHHLIARHEYTFSVVDDYQEYTMLCLLCGRAEDSISVLPDDPRQMTPLF; from the exons ATGTGCGGCGGCTGTGTGGGCACCGAGTACCCCGAGCGG GGCACTACCTGCCTGGAGGGCGGATCTTTCCTCCTGAACTTCGTGGGGTGCGCGCAGTGCGGCCGCCGGGACTTCGTGCTGGTCAGCAACCGGGCCGAGGGCCTGCAGGACGGGGAGGAGATCGTCACCTATGACC aCCTGTGCAAGAACTGCCACCACCTGATCGCACGCCATGAGTACACCTTCAGCGTGGTGGATGACTACCAG gAATACAccatgctgtgcctgctctgtggCCGTGCTGAGGATTCCATCAGCGTCCTGCCTGATGACCCTCGCCAGATGACCCCACTGTTCTGA
- the GPX2 gene encoding glutathione peroxidase 2, with translation MTVPIAKSFYDLSATSLQGEKVDFGVFRGRVVLIENVASLUGTTVRDYTQLNQLQARYPRRLVVLGFPCNQFGYQENGTNEEILNTLKHVRPGGGFEPNFTLFQKCQVNGRDTHPVFAYLKAHLPAPVDEPAHLMAEPRFVVWSPVHRSDISWNFEKFLVGPEGEPFRRYSPRMPTAQLEPDIQRLLKLAK, from the exons ATGACCGTCCCCATCGCCAAGTCCTTCTATGACCTGAGCGCCACCTCCTTGCAGGGGGAAAAAGTGGATTTTGGCGTTTTCCGGGGCCGCGTGGTCCTGATCGAGAACGTGGCTTCGCTCTGAGGCACCACGGTGAGGGATTACACCCAGCTCAACCAGCTCCAAGCCCGCTACCCCCGGCGGCTGGTCGTGCTGGGCTTCCCCTGTAACCAGTTTGGATACCAG GAGAACGGCACCAACGAGGAGATCCTCAACACCCTGAAGCACGTGCGGCCGGGGGGCGGCTTCGAGCCCAACTTCACCCTGTTCCAGAAGTGCCAGGTGAACGGGAGAGACACCCATCCCGTGTTCGCCTACCTCAAGGCTCACCTGCCCGCACCGGTCGACGAGCCTGCACACCTGATGGCCGAGCCCCGCTTTGTCGTCTGGAGCCCTGTGCACCGCTCCGATATCTCCTGGAATTTTGAGAAGTTCCTGGTGGGGCCTGAGGGGGAACCGTTCCGGCGCTACAGCCCCCGTATGCCCACGGCCCAACTGGAGCCCGACATCCAGCGTCTCCTCAAGCTGGCCAAGTAA